From the genome of Magnetococcales bacterium, one region includes:
- a CDS encoding response regulator translates to PGRPRRTAWTRRPPACAPPPPIPAPVDPKLKTAETVRVRLEKLDELIKLMGELVSSHARMRQRLMEITSLDHQLAPIPDLPVVSQLHRFAQRLREDVLDQETLMAELHDKTLLMRMLPLAIVLEPAERLVRELARSVGKVAVCHIQGTEIELDRRIIDKLSDPIIHLIRNAIDHGLETPEKRLAAGKPAQGHLTLSARQDGGWVVIDVTDDGGGIPLDAVRAKAVRMGLMVADKAESLTERETLDLIFLPGFSTNTLVTDLSGRGVGMDVVKQTILDDLRGAVEVATRAGVGTTFSLRLPLSLAVMRVLLVEVDGQVFGFTAQYVTELRRVSSALVLTLAEREVIILHNEFVPLTPLSALLDIPDHLTLPRRDSPRNAAAGMLVVVLTARQEKMAVVVDALLDEHDMVIHPLPPLLRKLPMVSGLVVTGNNELVSVLHAPALFDQARRLRGEPDRGEFVEDWSRHDRVLVVDDSLNTREIEKDVLEACGFRVTLAEDGLDGLRQALEEEFDAVLTDVEMPGMDGFSLTERLRREERYRNKPIVILTSREKEEDKRRGMQVGADAYIVKGDFSQGNLVDTLRSLLGWRGR, encoded by the coding sequence TTCCTGGTCGTCCACGTAGAACGGCTTGGACAAGGCGTCCGCCAGCTTGCGCACCCCCACCCCCCATCCCGGCCCCGGTGGATCCAAAACTCAAAACCGCCGAGACGGTCCGGGTGCGGCTGGAAAAACTGGATGAACTGATCAAACTCATGGGGGAGTTGGTCTCCAGTCACGCCCGCATGCGCCAACGGCTGATGGAGATCACCTCCCTGGATCACCAGTTGGCTCCCATTCCGGATCTGCCTGTGGTCTCCCAGTTGCACCGTTTCGCCCAACGTCTGCGGGAGGATGTGCTGGACCAGGAAACCTTGATGGCCGAATTGCACGACAAAACCCTGCTGATGCGCATGTTGCCTTTGGCCATTGTCCTGGAACCCGCCGAACGGCTGGTACGGGAGTTGGCCCGTTCCGTGGGCAAGGTGGCGGTATGTCACATTCAGGGCACGGAGATCGAACTGGACCGCCGCATCATCGACAAACTGTCGGATCCCATCATCCACCTGATCCGCAACGCCATCGATCATGGTCTGGAAACCCCGGAAAAACGTCTGGCCGCCGGAAAACCGGCCCAGGGACACCTGACGCTTTCGGCCCGTCAGGACGGGGGCTGGGTGGTGATCGATGTGACCGATGACGGTGGCGGCATTCCCCTCGACGCGGTACGCGCCAAAGCCGTGCGCATGGGCCTGATGGTGGCGGACAAGGCGGAGTCGTTGACCGAACGAGAAACCCTGGATTTGATCTTTCTGCCGGGTTTTTCCACCAATACCCTGGTCACGGATCTGTCGGGCCGGGGGGTGGGCATGGATGTGGTCAAGCAAACCATTCTGGATGATCTGCGGGGTGCGGTCGAAGTCGCCACCCGGGCCGGGGTGGGCACCACCTTCTCCCTGCGTTTGCCCCTTTCGCTGGCGGTGATGCGGGTGTTATTGGTGGAGGTGGATGGACAGGTATTCGGTTTCACCGCCCAGTACGTCACCGAACTCAGACGGGTCTCATCCGCCCTGGTCTTGACCCTGGCCGAACGGGAGGTGATCATCCTCCACAACGAATTCGTGCCCCTCACCCCCTTGTCCGCCCTGCTGGACATTCCGGATCACCTGACCCTCCCGCGCCGGGATTCCCCCCGCAACGCCGCCGCGGGTATGCTGGTGGTGGTGCTCACGGCGCGACAGGAAAAAATGGCCGTGGTGGTGGATGCCCTGCTGGACGAACACGACATGGTGATCCATCCCTTGCCCCCGTTGCTGCGCAAATTGCCCATGGTTTCCGGATTGGTGGTCACGGGCAACAACGAACTGGTCAGCGTGCTGCACGCTCCGGCGTTGTTCGATCAGGCCCGACGCCTGCGGGGGGAACCGGACCGGGGAGAATTCGTCGAAGACTGGAGCCGTCACGACCGGGTGCTGGTGGTGGACGACTCCCTGAATACCCGGGAAATCGAAAAGGATGTACTGGAAGCCTGTGGTTTCCGCGTCACCTTGGCCGAAGACGGCCTCGATGGACTGAGACAGGCCTTGGAAGAGGAGTTCGACGCGGTGCTGACCGATGTGGAAATGCCCGGAATGGATGGATTCTCGTTGACCGAACGACTCAGACGCGAAGAACGCTATCGCAACAAACCGATTGTGATTCTCACCTCCCGGG